A genomic region of Friedmanniella luteola contains the following coding sequences:
- a CDS encoding S8 family serine peptidase, whose protein sequence is MNRLTGALAAAALVSSVSAGLTLPAHAAPESGPTARYIVRTDAVGGADDAAQDVRRLGGDVEHVYSEVFPGLAATLTADQARRLRASDEVAEVVPDRLFHATGVQTNAPWALDRLDQRPVAGNKTYRYDTTGEGAFAFVLDTGLRFGHQQFGGRAVSGYDFVDLDDDASDCDGHGTHVAGSIGGAGYGVAKGVTLVGVRVLDCEGAGYASDIIWALDWVAEVAADVPAVVNLSLGGPALDELDEAVERTVRAGIPVVVAAGNENGDACDVSPARVPAAITVAAVDSADRRARFSNRGRCVDLFAPGVAVRSASNLSNTATEVMSGTSMAAPHVTGAVARYLGAHPTATPAQAVGALTRTAGADAVRDRAGSPDRLLYTGPVTAPGKPTKVAAKKNDRARTATVSWSTPVADGGRAVTGYRVTRNGKDARGQGPVTVTVSAGTRSHTFPRLRKGSAYTFTVRAVNAVGAGAPMSTSVPKLR, encoded by the coding sequence ATGAACCGACTGACCGGCGCCCTCGCCGCCGCCGCCCTCGTCTCGTCCGTCTCGGCAGGGCTGACGTTGCCCGCCCACGCGGCCCCGGAGTCCGGGCCCACGGCCCGCTACATCGTCCGCACCGACGCGGTCGGTGGCGCCGACGACGCGGCGCAGGACGTCCGCCGCCTCGGGGGTGACGTCGAGCACGTCTACTCCGAGGTCTTCCCGGGCCTCGCGGCGACGCTCACCGCCGACCAGGCGCGCCGCCTGCGCGCCTCCGACGAGGTCGCCGAGGTCGTCCCCGACCGCCTCTTCCACGCCACCGGAGTGCAGACCAACGCACCCTGGGCCCTGGACCGCCTGGACCAGCGGCCCGTCGCCGGCAACAAGACCTACCGCTACGACACCACCGGTGAGGGCGCCTTCGCCTTCGTCCTCGACACCGGCCTGCGGTTCGGGCACCAGCAGTTCGGCGGACGGGCCGTCAGCGGCTACGACTTCGTCGACCTGGACGACGACGCCTCCGACTGCGACGGCCACGGGACCCACGTGGCCGGCAGCATCGGCGGCGCGGGCTACGGCGTCGCCAAGGGCGTCACCCTGGTCGGGGTGCGAGTGCTGGACTGCGAGGGCGCGGGCTACGCCAGCGACATCATCTGGGCCCTCGACTGGGTGGCCGAGGTCGCCGCCGACGTCCCCGCCGTCGTCAACCTGAGCCTCGGCGGCCCCGCCCTGGACGAGCTGGACGAGGCCGTGGAGCGGACGGTCCGGGCCGGCATCCCTGTCGTCGTGGCCGCCGGCAACGAGAACGGTGACGCCTGCGACGTGAGCCCGGCCCGGGTGCCCGCCGCGATCACCGTCGCCGCCGTCGACAGCGCCGACCGGCGGGCCCGCTTCTCCAACCGCGGTCGCTGCGTCGACCTGTTCGCGCCCGGCGTCGCGGTCCGCTCCGCCTCCAACCTCTCGAACACCGCGACCGAGGTGATGAGCGGCACCTCGATGGCCGCGCCGCACGTCACGGGGGCCGTCGCCCGCTACCTGGGGGCCCACCCGACCGCGACGCCGGCCCAGGCGGTCGGGGCGCTGACCCGCACCGCCGGCGCGGACGCCGTCCGGGACCGGGCCGGCTCCCCGGACCGCCTGCTCTACACCGGTCCGGTCACCGCCCCCGGCAAGCCGACCAAGGTCGCCGCGAAGAAGAACGACCGTGCCAGGACGGCGACCGTCTCCTGGTCGACCCCCGTCGCCGACGGCGGCAGAGCGGTCACCGGCTACCGGGTCACCCGCAACGGGAAGGACGCGCGCGGCCAGGGTCCCGTCACGGTGACGGTCTCGGCCGGGACGCGGAGCCACACCTTCCCCCGGCTGCGGAAGGGCTCGGCCTACACGTTCACCGTCCGGGCTGTGAACGCGGTGGGCGCCGGCGCGCCGATGAGCACCTCGGTCCCCAAGCTCCGCTGA
- a CDS encoding N-acetylmuramoyl-L-alanine amidase, whose protein sequence is MSPARRLLAAAASLLAAAAPVLVPAGSPAAAAPAVAASRPLAGKVVLIDPGHQLGNATHLRQINRPVDAGGLRKPCNSVGAATSGHYPESTFTLAVAEHLRRRLVAQGATVRLTRTTDSKRAWGPCVDVRGRMAGKVDADVLVSLHADSAPARFHGFFIIRPAYRKGITDDIHRDSRTLSSHVRAGLGRAGVPRANYYGGDGYDTRDDMGTLNLSAAPAVMVELGNMLNATDAQHMRSDRFCDDVYAAGLARGVAGYLRR, encoded by the coding sequence GTGTCCCCTGCTCGTCGCCTCCTGGCGGCCGCCGCCTCCCTGCTGGCCGCGGCCGCGCCGGTCCTGGTGCCGGCGGGCAGCCCGGCCGCCGCGGCGCCTGCCGTCGCCGCCTCACGACCACTGGCGGGCAAGGTCGTGCTCATCGACCCCGGCCACCAGCTGGGGAACGCGACCCACCTCCGTCAGATCAACCGGCCGGTGGACGCCGGCGGGCTCCGCAAGCCGTGCAACAGCGTGGGGGCCGCGACCAGCGGGCACTACCCGGAGTCGACGTTCACCCTCGCGGTGGCGGAGCACCTGCGGCGCCGGCTGGTCGCCCAGGGCGCCACCGTGCGGCTGACGCGGACCACGGACTCGAAGCGCGCGTGGGGCCCGTGCGTGGACGTCCGGGGCCGGATGGCGGGGAAGGTCGACGCCGACGTGCTCGTCTCCCTCCACGCCGACAGCGCCCCGGCCCGCTTCCACGGCTTCTTCATCATCCGGCCCGCCTACCGGAAGGGCATCACCGACGACATCCACCGCGACTCCCGCACCCTCAGCAGCCACGTGCGGGCCGGCCTGGGGAGGGCGGGGGTGCCCCGCGCCAACTACTACGGAGGCGACGGCTACGACACCCGCGACGACATGGGCACCCTGAACCTGAGCGCGGCGCCCGCCGTGATGGTCGAGCTGGGCAACATGCTCAACGCCACCGACGCCCAGCACATGCGCTCCGACCGCTTCTGCGACGACGTGTACGCGGCCGGCCTGGCGCGCGGTGTCGCCGGGTACCTGCGCCGCTGA
- a CDS encoding peptidoglycan-binding domain-containing protein: MLRKLALPLFSLLTLLGLVVVAAPAHAAPAPVLPVVDMTALTAAAHVEGYRGNQPGLGDDPSTRLVQRALTAKGFRVVADGHYGRATTAAYIKYQRSLGYKGVDANGIPGPQSLARLGKGRFAVARVVQVGSRNDRYGTKRVNSRTRQMLTAADATLAWKITVSQGSYCILTKAGCAKASAGTHDAGGTIDIKVSSLSTTERWKTVQALRKVGFAAWLRLPSQCGGCWPAHIHATAIGDTDLWQKNGRYTNRDQVADYYVGRNGLAGHAKDNTPTRYRAPFTTWERYAGIV, from the coding sequence ATGCTCCGCAAGCTCGCACTCCCCCTCTTCAGCCTGCTCACCCTGCTGGGCCTGGTGGTCGTCGCTGCTCCGGCCCACGCGGCGCCGGCCCCCGTGCTCCCCGTCGTCGACATGACGGCGCTGACGGCCGCGGCCCACGTCGAGGGCTACCGGGGCAACCAGCCGGGGCTCGGTGACGACCCCTCCACCCGTCTGGTCCAGCGCGCCCTCACCGCCAAGGGCTTCCGCGTCGTCGCCGACGGCCACTACGGCCGCGCCACCACCGCCGCCTACATCAAGTACCAGCGCTCCCTCGGCTACAAGGGGGTCGACGCCAACGGGATCCCGGGTCCGCAGTCGCTGGCCCGGCTGGGCAAGGGTCGCTTCGCGGTGGCTCGCGTGGTCCAGGTCGGCAGCCGGAACGACCGGTACGGCACGAAGCGCGTCAACTCCCGGACGCGCCAGATGCTGACGGCGGCCGACGCCACCCTGGCGTGGAAGATCACCGTCTCGCAGGGCTCGTACTGCATCCTCACCAAGGCCGGTTGCGCCAAGGCCTCGGCCGGCACCCACGACGCCGGCGGGACCATCGACATCAAGGTGAGCAGCCTCAGCACCACCGAGCGCTGGAAGACCGTGCAGGCCCTCCGCAAGGTCGGCTTCGCGGCCTGGCTGCGGCTGCCCAGCCAGTGCGGCGGCTGCTGGCCCGCCCACATCCACGCCACCGCCATCGGCGACACGGACCTGTGGCAGAAGAACGGCCGCTACACCAACCGCGACCAGGTCGCCGACTACTACGTCGGCCGCAACGGCCTGGCCGGCCACGCCAAGGACAACACCCCGACCCGCTACCGCGCCCCCTTCACCACCTGGGAGCGCTACGCCGGGATCGTCTGA
- a CDS encoding bifunctional 4-hydroxy-2-oxoglutarate aldolase/2-dehydro-3-deoxy-phosphogluconate aldolase, translated as MTDPTDRAADDAVSSSSKDLRGLRAATVVAVLRAPTAEAGILATDALVAGGVTGIEITYSTPDAAAVIREVRRRHGDAVHLGAGTVLEPRQAREAVEAGAEFLVSPGTDAELAGAMLGSGVTVLSGALTPSEVMTALRLGVHVVKLFPASLGGPAYLKALRGPFPQVDFVPTGGVNAGNLAEWLAAGAVAVGAGGELCPATAMADGDWATITANARQFSDAARRARGAQA; from the coding sequence ATGACCGACCCGACCGACCGCGCCGCCGACGACGCCGTCTCGAGCTCGTCGAAGGACCTCCGCGGTCTGCGCGCCGCCACCGTCGTCGCCGTCCTCCGCGCCCCGACCGCCGAGGCGGGCATCCTGGCCACCGACGCGCTGGTGGCTGGTGGCGTCACCGGCATCGAGATCACCTACAGCACGCCCGACGCTGCCGCCGTGATCCGGGAGGTCCGCCGCCGGCACGGGGACGCCGTCCACCTCGGGGCCGGCACCGTGCTGGAGCCCCGGCAGGCCCGCGAGGCTGTCGAGGCGGGCGCGGAGTTCCTGGTCAGCCCGGGCACGGACGCCGAGCTCGCCGGCGCCATGCTCGGCAGCGGGGTCACCGTGCTCTCCGGCGCCCTCACCCCCAGCGAGGTGATGACCGCGCTCCGGCTCGGCGTGCACGTGGTCAAGCTGTTCCCCGCCTCCCTCGGCGGGCCCGCCTACCTCAAGGCGCTGCGCGGGCCGTTCCCGCAGGTCGACTTCGTGCCCACCGGTGGCGTCAACGCCGGCAACCTCGCGGAGTGGCTGGCGGCCGGGGCGGTCGCCGTCGGCGCCGGCGGTGAGCTCTGCCCGGCGACGGCCATGGCCGACGGCGACTGGGCGACCATCACCGCCAACGCCCGGCAGTTCAGCGACGCCGCCCGCCGGGCACGGGGGGCGCAGGCGTGA
- a CDS encoding shikimate dehydrogenase family protein, producing the protein MTRGSASSMGFVGVSTAGSSIRTVFPEWADALGLPTRRLVGHDVPLDAPPKVYRDVVTAIRDDPEQWGALVTTHKMAVHAAARDLFDDCDELAETFGEISCIAKRGDRLVGSAKDPVTARLALEEFLAPDHFAAGGGEALVLGSGGAGTALSHQLGGRSDRPVRITCTALTPEPLDHARAVHQRAGLPADLVRYVVTRDADDVDALVAELPPTSLVVNATGMGKDRPGSPVSGSVRFPERGVVWEFNYRGPLDFWHQALAQQGARGLHVEDGWLYFVHGWTQAVAEVFDIPMPPATVDELGRIASEHR; encoded by the coding sequence GTGACCCGCGGCTCCGCCTCCTCCATGGGCTTCGTCGGGGTGAGCACCGCCGGTTCGTCGATCCGCACCGTGTTCCCCGAGTGGGCCGACGCCCTCGGGCTCCCCACCCGCCGGCTGGTCGGGCACGACGTGCCGCTGGACGCCCCGCCGAAGGTCTACCGCGACGTCGTCACCGCCATCCGTGACGACCCCGAGCAGTGGGGCGCCCTGGTCACCACCCACAAGATGGCCGTGCACGCCGCCGCCCGCGACCTCTTCGACGACTGCGACGAGCTGGCCGAGACCTTCGGGGAGATCTCGTGCATCGCCAAGCGCGGCGACCGGCTGGTGGGCAGCGCCAAGGACCCGGTCACCGCGCGGCTGGCCCTCGAGGAGTTCCTGGCCCCCGACCACTTCGCCGCCGGCGGCGGTGAGGCGCTCGTCCTCGGCTCGGGCGGGGCCGGCACCGCGCTCAGCCACCAGCTCGGCGGCCGGTCCGACCGACCGGTGCGGATCACCTGCACCGCGCTCACCCCGGAACCGCTGGACCACGCCCGCGCCGTCCACCAGCGCGCCGGGCTGCCCGCGGACCTTGTCCGCTACGTCGTCACGCGCGACGCCGACGACGTCGACGCCCTGGTGGCGGAGCTGCCGCCGACCAGCCTGGTCGTCAACGCGACCGGCATGGGCAAGGACCGGCCCGGCTCCCCGGTCTCGGGATCGGTCCGCTTCCCCGAGCGCGGGGTGGTCTGGGAGTTCAACTACCGCGGCCCGCTGGACTTCTGGCACCAGGCGCTGGCGCAGCAGGGCGCCCGCGGGCTGCACGTCGAGGACGGTTGGCTCTACTTCGTGCACGGCTGGACGCAGGCCGTCGCCGAGGTGTTCGACATCCCGATGCCGCCGGCGACCGTCGACGAGCTCGGCCGGATCGCGTCCGAGCACCGGTGA
- a CDS encoding GntR family transcriptional regulator → MTSAIDRTSPLPFYYQLKQILLTEIRERDLAAGDRLPGDHELCATFDVSRTVVRQALAELETEGVIVRVKGRGTFVAPEKTAERLVQSLTGLYEDVAARGSHLRSEVRRQEVVPADEQIAAQLEIQPGSPVVVVERLRFVDDEPWVLATTYLPHDVAPGLVDDDLTDQSLYALLERRYDVHLTHGRRGVEAAVAGDALAADLAIKPGDPVLVLRSTSHAGDRPVEMFVAYHRGDRSRFEVTLSRTRPTDAQLEPLMRVTAP, encoded by the coding sequence ATGACCAGCGCGATCGACCGGACGTCGCCGCTGCCGTTCTACTACCAGCTGAAGCAGATCCTGCTCACCGAGATCCGCGAGCGCGACCTCGCGGCCGGCGACCGGCTGCCCGGCGACCACGAGCTCTGCGCCACCTTCGACGTCTCGCGGACCGTCGTGCGGCAGGCGCTGGCCGAGCTGGAGACCGAGGGCGTCATCGTCCGGGTCAAGGGCCGCGGCACCTTCGTCGCGCCCGAGAAGACGGCCGAGCGCCTGGTCCAGTCCCTCACCGGCCTCTACGAGGACGTCGCCGCCCGCGGCTCCCACCTGCGCAGCGAGGTGCGCCGCCAGGAGGTCGTGCCGGCCGACGAGCAGATCGCCGCCCAGCTGGAGATCCAGCCCGGCTCGCCGGTCGTGGTGGTCGAGCGGCTCCGCTTCGTCGACGACGAGCCCTGGGTGCTGGCCACCACCTACCTGCCCCACGACGTCGCCCCCGGCCTGGTGGACGACGACCTCACCGACCAGTCGCTCTACGCGCTGCTGGAGCGGCGCTACGACGTCCACCTCACCCACGGCCGCCGCGGGGTCGAGGCCGCCGTCGCCGGCGACGCGCTGGCCGCCGACCTGGCGATCAAGCCGGGCGACCCGGTGCTCGTGCTGCGCAGCACTTCCCACGCCGGCGACCGGCCGGTGGAGATGTTCGTCGCCTACCACCGCGGCGACCGCAGCCGCTTCGAGGTGACGCTCAGCCGCACCCGGCCGACCGACGCGCAGCTCGAGCCGCTGATGCGGGTCACCGCTCCCTGA
- a CDS encoding glucose-6-phosphate isomerase family protein, whose product MTEPEVRPVPPVTLTLRPEEGRLEGSNGRYEKFLPDLEGLYRDPDAYAHRLSTDDGSPVYWVETTQTEDGPGGLITGISVLEPGTVGQEYAMTRGHLHAVSDRSELYVGLSGRGVMVLDTLDGQSHVIEVTPGKAVYVPGHWVHRSVNVGDERFATLFTYAADAGQDYAIIERAGGMRSLVEVDGGGYRVRENPDHRGYQLLPRP is encoded by the coding sequence ATGACCGAACCCGAGGTGCGGCCGGTGCCGCCGGTGACCTTGACCCTGCGGCCCGAGGAGGGCCGGCTGGAGGGCAGCAACGGCCGGTACGAGAAGTTCCTGCCCGACCTGGAGGGTCTCTACCGCGACCCCGACGCGTACGCCCACCGCCTCTCGACCGACGACGGCAGCCCCGTGTACTGGGTGGAGACCACGCAGACCGAGGACGGCCCGGGTGGGCTGATCACCGGCATCAGCGTCCTCGAGCCCGGCACCGTCGGCCAGGAGTACGCGATGACCCGCGGCCACCTGCACGCCGTCTCCGACCGCTCCGAGCTCTACGTCGGGCTGAGTGGTCGCGGCGTGATGGTCCTGGACACCCTCGACGGTCAGAGCCACGTCATCGAGGTCACCCCGGGCAAGGCCGTCTACGTGCCCGGCCACTGGGTGCACCGCAGCGTCAACGTCGGCGACGAGCGCTTCGCCACCTTGTTCACCTACGCCGCCGACGCCGGCCAGGACTACGCGATCATCGAGCGGGCCGGCGGGATGCGCTCGCTGGTCGAGGTGGACGGCGGGGGCTACCGGGTGCGCGAGAACCCCGACCACCGCGGCTACCAGCTGCTCCCGCGACCATGA
- a CDS encoding NAD(P)-dependent oxidoreductase — MPSSPLVLVTSRSFSSGDLDLAGELEAAGCRIVTGPSTHELDVLRPLLADATAWIAGTGPVSAAHLDAAPGLHLVARYGVGVDAVDLEAAAARGVLVTNTPGANTGAVADHALALVLAALRDVAPGDRGVRAGRWAVQRTRELGTLTVGIVGLGRIGRAVAARLGGFGSTLLGFDPWVPPAELQRLGIEGVELDALAGRSDVISLHAPGEEVVVDEHLLGLVRPHLVLVNTARAALVDEPALAGALRAGRLRCYASDVLGSESGDHANPLLADDLLDRTLFTPHSAAQTVQAVDGMGRGAVDAVLAHLRGDQPPHLVPLPGGRR; from the coding sequence GTGCCGTCGTCGCCCCTCGTGCTGGTCACCAGCCGGTCCTTCTCCTCCGGCGACCTCGATCTGGCGGGCGAGCTGGAGGCGGCCGGCTGCCGCATCGTCACCGGGCCCTCCACCCACGAGCTCGACGTGCTCCGGCCCCTGCTCGCCGACGCCACGGCCTGGATCGCGGGCACCGGCCCGGTCAGCGCGGCCCACCTCGACGCCGCCCCCGGCCTGCACCTCGTCGCCCGCTACGGCGTCGGCGTGGACGCCGTCGACCTCGAGGCCGCCGCTGCCCGCGGGGTGCTCGTCACCAACACCCCGGGCGCCAACACCGGCGCCGTCGCCGACCACGCTCTGGCCCTCGTGCTCGCCGCCCTCCGGGACGTGGCCCCGGGAGACCGCGGTGTCCGCGCCGGCCGGTGGGCCGTCCAGCGCACCCGCGAGCTCGGAACGCTGACGGTCGGCATCGTCGGCCTCGGGCGGATCGGCCGCGCCGTCGCCGCCCGGCTCGGCGGGTTCGGCAGCACGCTGCTGGGCTTCGACCCCTGGGTGCCGCCGGCCGAGCTGCAACGGCTCGGGATCGAGGGCGTCGAGCTCGACGCCCTGGCCGGCCGCTCGGACGTCATCTCGCTGCACGCCCCGGGGGAGGAGGTCGTCGTCGACGAGCACCTCCTCGGACTCGTCCGGCCCCACCTCGTCCTGGTCAACACCGCGCGGGCCGCGCTCGTCGACGAACCGGCCCTGGCGGGGGCGCTCCGCGCCGGACGGCTGCGCTGCTACGCCTCCGACGTGCTGGGCAGCGAGTCCGGCGACCACGCCAACCCGCTGCTCGCCGACGACCTGCTCGACCGCACGCTGTTCACCCCGCACTCGGCGGCGCAGACGGTGCAGGCGGTCGACGGCATGGGCCGCGGCGCGGTCGACGCCGTGCTCGCCCACCTGCGGGGCGACCAGCCGCCGCACCTCGTCCCGCTGCCCGGAGGCCGCCGATGA
- the xylB gene encoding xylulokinase, with protein sequence MIISHDLGTTGDKATLVSDAGRVVAAVTSTYGTDFGPRGKAEQDAGDWWDAVCRATRDLLAQAAVAPADVEVVSFSGQMMGAVLLDGAGVPVRPAIIWADTRSVAQTATLVEKVGMERGYAITGHRLNPTYSLSKIMWVRDHEPDAFARAEKVVLAKDYVAFRLTGVLATDPSDASSTNAYDQAAGRWSDELLDASSLPGSLFPDIVASTAVVGRVSAEAATATGLAAGTPVVMGGGDGPMGALGAGILGPESGAYAYLGSSSWVSVAADAPLHDPQMRSMTFNHVLPGRYVPTATMQAGGASLEWVIDTLAPGQDDRYGRLLAEAADVQASEDGLYFLPHLLGERSPYWNPAARAVFAGLGRHHGPAHLTRAVLEGVAFNLYTGLLAFVENGTPITAVDAIGGAANAQLLLQVFADVWGVPVTRRNLVDEATAVGAAIVGGVGVGIFDDFEVAGRFSEELTSQTPDGARHDRYAGEYALFMEAYQRLEPWFDKL encoded by the coding sequence ATGATCATCTCGCACGACCTGGGCACCACCGGCGACAAGGCGACCCTGGTCAGCGACGCGGGCCGGGTCGTCGCCGCCGTCACCTCCACCTACGGCACCGACTTCGGCCCGCGCGGCAAGGCCGAGCAGGACGCCGGGGACTGGTGGGACGCCGTCTGCCGGGCCACCCGGGACCTGCTGGCGCAGGCCGCCGTCGCGCCGGCCGACGTCGAGGTCGTCTCCTTCTCGGGCCAGATGATGGGCGCGGTCCTGCTGGACGGCGCCGGGGTCCCCGTCCGGCCCGCCATCATCTGGGCCGACACGCGCTCGGTCGCCCAGACCGCCACCCTGGTGGAGAAGGTGGGGATGGAGCGCGGCTACGCGATCACCGGCCACCGGCTCAACCCGACGTACTCGCTGTCCAAGATCATGTGGGTCCGTGATCATGAACCGGACGCCTTCGCCCGCGCCGAGAAGGTCGTGCTGGCGAAGGACTACGTGGCCTTCCGGCTCACCGGGGTGCTGGCCACCGACCCGTCCGACGCCTCCAGCACCAACGCCTACGACCAGGCGGCCGGGCGCTGGTCCGACGAGCTGCTGGACGCGTCCTCGCTGCCCGGGTCGCTGTTCCCGGACATCGTCGCCTCGACGGCGGTCGTCGGCCGGGTGAGTGCCGAGGCGGCCACCGCGACCGGCCTGGCCGCCGGCACGCCCGTGGTGATGGGGGGCGGGGACGGCCCGATGGGCGCCCTCGGCGCCGGCATCCTGGGGCCGGAGTCCGGGGCCTACGCCTACCTCGGCTCCTCCTCCTGGGTGTCCGTGGCGGCGGACGCGCCCCTGCACGACCCGCAGATGCGCAGCATGACGTTCAACCACGTGCTCCCCGGCCGCTACGTGCCCACCGCCACCATGCAGGCCGGCGGTGCCTCGCTGGAGTGGGTGATCGACACCCTCGCCCCGGGCCAGGACGACCGGTACGGGCGGCTGCTCGCCGAGGCCGCCGACGTGCAGGCCAGCGAGGACGGGCTCTACTTCCTGCCGCACCTGCTGGGGGAGCGCTCGCCCTACTGGAACCCGGCGGCGCGGGCGGTCTTCGCCGGTCTCGGCCGCCACCACGGTCCGGCCCACCTGACGCGCGCCGTGCTCGAGGGGGTGGCCTTCAACCTCTACACCGGGCTGCTGGCGTTCGTCGAGAACGGGACCCCGATCACGGCCGTCGACGCCATCGGCGGGGCCGCCAACGCGCAGCTGCTGCTGCAGGTGTTCGCCGACGTCTGGGGCGTACCCGTGACCCGGCGGAACCTGGTCGACGAGGCGACGGCGGTGGGTGCGGCGATCGTCGGGGGGGTGGGCGTCGGCATCTTCGACGACTTCGAGGTCGCCGGCCGGTTCTCCGAGGAGCTCACCTCGCAGACGCCCGACGGGGCCCGCCACGACCGCTACGCGGGGGAGTACGCCCTCTTCATGGAGGCCTACCAGCGCCTGGAGCCGTGGTTCGACAAGCTCTGA
- a CDS encoding substrate-binding domain-containing protein → MVEEKNLGKDAVIAEIAGIDSLPLTQDRSKGFKDALQGCGQDVDNRVAAEFTVESGEKAASNLLQAAPKIDIVWNHDDDQGVGVKAAFDNASRDEFAFIGGAGSANAMKWIQDGEMAATVIYPPTQAADGIRLARLIAQNKGLSDLVQVEVPKRIVLNAPVVTKDNVEQYLPLGFES, encoded by the coding sequence GTGGTGGAGGAGAAGAACCTCGGCAAGGACGCGGTGATCGCCGAGATCGCCGGCATCGACTCCCTGCCGCTCACCCAGGACCGGTCGAAGGGCTTCAAGGACGCGCTCCAGGGCTGCGGGCAGGACGTCGACAACCGGGTCGCCGCCGAGTTCACCGTCGAGTCGGGCGAGAAGGCCGCGTCCAACCTCCTGCAGGCCGCGCCCAAGATCGACATCGTCTGGAACCACGACGACGACCAGGGTGTCGGCGTCAAGGCCGCGTTCGACAACGCGAGCCGGGACGAGTTCGCCTTCATCGGCGGTGCGGGCTCGGCCAACGCGATGAAGTGGATCCAGGACGGCGAGATGGCGGCCACCGTCATCTACCCGCCCACCCAGGCTGCGGACGGGATCCGACTGGCGCGGCTGATCGCCCAGAACAAGGGGCTCTCGGACCTGGTCCAGGTGGAGGTGCCCAAGCGCATCGTGCTGAACGCGCCGGTCGTCACCAAGGACAACGTGGAGCAGTACCTGCCCCTCGGCTTCGAGTCCTGA
- a CDS encoding phosphotriesterase family protein, with product MSPLAGPPDPAVSTVLGDVPAVTLGRTNYHEHFFQVSPLLPGDALDDEPRSLVEAVSLRASGFPAVVDATPTGLGRRPEALARLAAASGLHVVATTGAHREPHYGAGHWLLELTEDQLAERFTADVTDGQPAVDGPGRGPRAVGPDGGPVRAAVVKAGIGYWSIGAFEQRVLAAVAATWARTGAAVLVHLEHGSATFEVLATLEVLGVPASAVALAHVDRNPDPGLHAELAAAGAYLGYDGWARSQRWPDSLLLDCLLRAAEQGATERLLLGGDVARATRYRGYGGMPGLAHLGERVLPRLERAASPALVTALLETNPARWLSGTGTTVSTEEQT from the coding sequence GTGAGCCCGCTGGCCGGCCCGCCGGACCCGGCGGTCAGCACGGTGCTGGGCGACGTCCCCGCGGTGACGCTGGGGAGGACGAACTACCACGAGCACTTCTTCCAGGTCAGCCCGCTGCTGCCCGGCGACGCGCTGGACGACGAGCCCCGGAGCCTCGTCGAGGCCGTCTCGCTGCGCGCCTCCGGCTTCCCGGCGGTCGTCGACGCCACCCCGACGGGGCTCGGTCGTCGTCCCGAGGCGCTGGCCCGCCTCGCCGCGGCCAGCGGCCTGCACGTCGTCGCCACCACCGGCGCCCACCGCGAGCCCCACTACGGAGCCGGGCACTGGCTGCTCGAGCTGACCGAGGACCAGCTGGCCGAGCGGTTCACCGCCGACGTCACCGACGGCCAGCCCGCCGTCGACGGTCCTGGACGGGGCCCTCGCGCGGTCGGCCCGGACGGCGGCCCGGTGCGCGCGGCCGTGGTCAAGGCCGGGATCGGCTACTGGAGCATCGGAGCCTTCGAGCAGCGGGTGCTGGCCGCGGTCGCCGCCACCTGGGCGCGGACCGGGGCGGCCGTCCTGGTTCACCTGGAGCACGGCAGCGCCACGTTCGAGGTGCTGGCGACGCTGGAGGTGCTCGGCGTGCCCGCCTCCGCCGTCGCCCTGGCCCACGTCGACCGCAACCCCGACCCGGGCCTGCACGCCGAGCTGGCCGCCGCCGGCGCCTACCTCGGCTACGACGGCTGGGCCCGCAGCCAGCGCTGGCCGGACAGCCTGCTGCTGGACTGCCTGCTGCGCGCCGCCGAGCAGGGCGCGACCGAGCGCCTGCTGCTGGGCGGGGACGTGGCCCGGGCCACCCGCTACCGCGGGTACGGCGGGATGCCGGGCCTGGCCCACCTGGGGGAGCGCGTGCTGCCGCGGCTGGAGCGCGCGGCCTCACCGGCCCTGGTGACGGCCCTGCTGGAGACCAACCCCGCCCGCTGGCTCAGCGGGACCGGGACGACCGTGAGCACGGAGGAGCAGACATGA